A region of Pseudoalteromonas aliena SW19 DNA encodes the following proteins:
- a CDS encoding MAPEG family protein, with translation MTEVTLSAYLAFYLYLIMLVVQWAVATFSKAKEPHAVPGKIKGDLSHDSFIFRAHRTFHNTLENSALFIGTVLFAFVINYQSPLFAMCVWVYLIARIIHMVLYYTIATEKNPSPRSYFFLIGVIANVVMLVMIGLRLVA, from the coding sequence ATGACTGAAGTTACGCTTTCTGCCTATTTGGCATTTTACCTTTACTTAATTATGCTCGTGGTGCAATGGGCGGTGGCTACATTTAGTAAAGCTAAAGAGCCTCATGCTGTCCCTGGTAAAATAAAGGGCGATCTATCGCACGACAGCTTTATATTTAGAGCGCACCGCACATTTCATAATACGCTCGAAAACAGTGCGCTATTTATAGGCACCGTATTATTTGCATTTGTGATTAATTATCAAAGCCCACTTTTTGCAATGTGTGTTTGGGTGTATTTAATAGCGCGTATAATTCACATGGTGTTGTACTACACAATTGCAACAGAGAAAAACCCAAGCCCGCGTAGTTACTTCTTTTTAATTGGTGTGATTGCAAATGTGGTTATGTTAGTAATGATAGGATTAAGATTAGTTGCCTAG
- a CDS encoding Ig-like domain-containing protein — protein sequence MTKINTFPKLSVVAILLTSIIGCGSDDKSDDLVKAVTLEKLRSEGTIIESVTIENAQTRLRVGDKHQLSATGIDSKGKKRDVTKELTWSSSDSDIATVSDSGLVTAIANSSADQGLVKITGTTINDISGNGEISISNAAVASIKLKQASSQTGNINTCIDAKINGDVSYTDGYISLNTIKDMSFSVDNSTTATIDSDGTLFTSAPSIEKTQITASIGTVTAQLNVTSDPKNLESINLLVDDVATDTITLNVGDRMQLKAQANLSNTDSTFNIDNSISWSQLNTDDYVGITTDKNNKGVIFALKPGSTKLIGQCGGKQKIATLEVKGDATLNTIQINDGESTLTLEPLKTIDLVLTANYTTTPASLNVTEFADWNLNGSSIVEGKLINAGTKEALYRLTSKSSTNNTAVISVTYDGIISNATINIE from the coding sequence ATGACAAAAATAAACACTTTCCCGAAATTATCCGTTGTTGCAATTTTATTAACAAGCATTATTGGTTGTGGCTCAGATGACAAATCCGACGACCTTGTCAAAGCTGTTACCCTCGAAAAGCTTCGCAGTGAAGGAACTATTATAGAATCAGTCACTATTGAAAATGCTCAAACACGCTTAAGAGTGGGCGATAAACATCAACTTAGCGCAACAGGTATTGATAGCAAAGGTAAAAAAAGAGATGTCACTAAAGAATTAACTTGGAGCTCAAGCGATAGCGACATTGCAACCGTGAGTGATAGTGGTTTAGTGACTGCAATAGCGAACTCTTCAGCTGATCAAGGTCTAGTTAAAATTACAGGCACTACTATTAATGATATTTCTGGTAATGGAGAGATATCGATAAGCAATGCAGCAGTTGCTAGCATTAAATTAAAGCAAGCATCCTCACAAACCGGTAATATAAACACCTGTATTGATGCAAAAATTAATGGTGATGTTAGCTACACGGATGGATATATTTCATTAAATACTATTAAAGATATGAGTTTTTCCGTTGATAATAGTACTACTGCAACCATTGACTCAGATGGAACTTTATTTACCTCAGCACCTAGTATTGAAAAAACGCAGATCACCGCAAGTATAGGCACAGTTACAGCTCAATTAAACGTCACTTCAGATCCAAAAAATCTAGAAAGCATAAATCTTTTAGTTGATGATGTTGCGACAGATACGATCACATTAAATGTGGGCGATCGCATGCAACTTAAAGCACAAGCTAATCTCAGTAATACAGATTCAACGTTTAATATAGATAATAGTATTTCTTGGTCACAGCTAAATACAGACGACTATGTAGGAATAACAACAGATAAGAATAACAAAGGTGTTATTTTTGCTTTAAAGCCAGGTTCAACCAAGCTTATTGGTCAATGTGGTGGGAAGCAAAAAATAGCAACGTTAGAAGTTAAGGGAGATGCAACTCTTAACACAATCCAAATTAATGATGGCGAAAGCACACTAACATTAGAGCCATTAAAAACAATCGACCTCGTATTAACAGCAAATTATACCACTACACCAGCAAGCCTAAATGTTACCGAATTTGCTGATTGGAACCTTAATGGTAGTAGTATAGTGGAAGGTAAGTTAATTAATGCCGGAACAAAAGAGGCTTTATATAGGCTAACGAGTAAATCAAGTACTAATAATACTGCTGTTATTTCAGTAACCTACGATGGAATAATTAGTAATGCAACTATTAACATAGAGTGA
- a CDS encoding outer membrane beta-barrel protein: protein MEKILPLLFLCASSQCFADTVYIGVDYVLPEITIASEDAKPKATALRLGVSNNNMAFEAQYLAANDTDNIYSIEFDIEKSAALFFVMQSDVVNGFGLDVSLGYAITDIVTAGPEMTISDNFQYKGFAWGLAVHQDIPYIDNTQIRLGYQSLYNKDDIKITAISLGFTYQF, encoded by the coding sequence ATGGAAAAAATACTTCCTCTACTTTTCCTTTGCGCGTCTTCACAGTGTTTTGCTGACACCGTTTATATCGGTGTAGATTACGTTTTACCTGAAATCACGATTGCCAGCGAAGATGCAAAACCCAAAGCAACCGCACTACGTTTAGGTGTTAGTAACAACAACATGGCTTTTGAAGCCCAATATTTAGCTGCTAATGACACTGATAATATTTATAGTATTGAGTTTGATATAGAGAAAAGCGCCGCGCTATTTTTTGTTATGCAATCAGATGTTGTAAATGGTTTTGGCTTAGATGTTTCTTTGGGGTATGCAATAACAGATATTGTAACTGCGGGTCCTGAAATGACAATTAGTGACAACTTTCAATATAAAGGTTTTGCGTGGGGACTGGCGGTACATCAAGATATTCCTTACATAGACAACACCCAAATCAGATTGGGTTATCAATCTTTATACAACAAAGATGATATTAAAATTACAGCTATCTCTCTTGGTTTTACATACCAATTTTAG
- a CDS encoding ABC transporter ATP-binding protein: MYRLFEKMTKAFPEHQPTQPPSTLFAFCRHYTKGMELSLVLMSISAAMLAILEVSLFSYMGQLVDWLTAYTPETLFVEQKSELVKMAVMLLVVLPVVVFFHSAILHQALLGNYPMSIRWLAHRYLLRQSVSFYQNEFAGRIATKVLQTSLAVRETVTKLLDVLMYIVVYFGSMVFLVAEADWRLMIPLLVWLALYICVQLYFVPRLKKIASSQADARSEMTGRIVDSYTNISTIKLFSYTQREEQYAKQSMDVFLQPVYKQMRLVTSLNFVIQTLNYLLVFSVAAVSLYLWSLSAISAGAIAVAVSLALRLNGMAQWIMWEISSLFENIGTVADGMKTLSNPIEVADKPNANTLNVSQGAIEFNNVHFNYGKAANETTRSPVMNGLNLTIKPGEKIGLVGRSGAGKSTLVNLLLRFYDTDSGSIKIDGQNITDVSQESLRRYIAMVTQDTSLLHRSVKDNILYGRPDATQAEMINATKQAKALEFINDLVDSKDNKGFDAQVGERGVTLSGGQRQRIAIARVLLKNAPILILDEATSALDSEVEAAIQASLDDLMTGKTVIAIAHRLSTIAQMDRLIVLDDGGVVEQGTHEELIAKGGIYAALWTHQTGGFIGID, translated from the coding sequence ATGTATCGATTATTTGAAAAAATGACCAAAGCATTTCCTGAGCACCAACCTACTCAGCCGCCTTCTACTTTATTTGCTTTTTGTCGTCACTACACCAAAGGAATGGAACTATCGCTGGTGCTGATGTCAATAAGCGCCGCCATGCTCGCTATCCTAGAGGTGTCTTTATTTAGCTACATGGGGCAACTAGTTGATTGGTTAACGGCCTACACACCCGAGACTTTGTTTGTCGAACAAAAGTCAGAACTTGTTAAAATGGCTGTAATGCTATTAGTTGTGCTGCCTGTCGTTGTATTTTTTCATTCCGCTATTTTGCACCAAGCCTTGTTAGGTAATTACCCTATGTCGATACGCTGGTTAGCGCATCGTTATTTACTGCGTCAAAGCGTGAGTTTTTATCAAAATGAATTTGCTGGACGAATAGCCACTAAAGTACTGCAAACCTCTTTAGCCGTTCGCGAAACAGTGACTAAACTACTAGATGTACTAATGTACATCGTGGTTTATTTTGGCTCGATGGTATTTTTAGTTGCCGAAGCTGATTGGCGCTTAATGATCCCTTTACTGGTTTGGTTGGCTTTATACATTTGCGTGCAGCTATATTTTGTTCCGCGCCTTAAAAAAATTGCTAGCTCACAAGCCGATGCTCGTTCAGAAATGACGGGGCGTATTGTTGATAGCTACACCAATATTTCTACGATCAAATTGTTTTCGTATACCCAGCGAGAAGAGCAATACGCAAAACAAAGCATGGATGTGTTTTTGCAGCCTGTGTACAAACAAATGCGCTTGGTAACTAGCTTGAACTTCGTTATTCAAACCCTAAATTACCTATTAGTATTCTCAGTTGCTGCTGTATCACTTTATTTATGGTCGCTTAGCGCAATTAGCGCGGGGGCAATTGCGGTTGCAGTAAGTCTAGCGCTTCGATTAAACGGCATGGCGCAATGGATCATGTGGGAAATAAGCAGTCTGTTTGAAAACATTGGCACCGTAGCCGATGGTATGAAAACACTCTCAAACCCTATCGAAGTGGCCGACAAACCAAACGCCAATACACTGAACGTAAGCCAAGGGGCAATTGAGTTTAATAACGTACACTTTAATTACGGTAAAGCCGCAAACGAGACTACTCGCAGCCCCGTTATGAACGGGCTAAATTTAACGATTAAACCCGGCGAAAAAATTGGATTGGTGGGTCGCTCTGGCGCAGGTAAATCAACGCTTGTTAACTTATTATTGCGTTTTTATGATACCGACTCTGGCAGCATAAAAATTGATGGTCAAAATATCACAGACGTAAGCCAAGAAAGTCTTCGCCGTTATATCGCCATGGTCACGCAAGACACTTCCCTGCTGCACCGTTCAGTAAAAGATAACATTTTGTATGGACGTCCCGATGCAACGCAAGCTGAGATGATAAACGCTACCAAGCAAGCTAAAGCACTCGAGTTTATAAACGACTTGGTTGATAGTAAAGATAATAAAGGGTTTGATGCACAAGTAGGCGAACGCGGTGTCACCCTATCGGGCGGCCAACGTCAACGTATTGCTATTGCCCGCGTATTACTTAAAAACGCACCTATACTCATACTTGATGAAGCCACCAGCGCACTCGACTCAGAAGTAGAAGCAGCAATTCAAGCAAGCCTTGATGACTTAATGACAGGTAAAACAGTAATCGCTATAGCACACAGGTTATCAACCATTGCACAAATGGATAGATTAATTGTACTTGATGACGGCGGCGTAGTTGAGCAAGGTACTCATGAAGAGCTCATTGCTAAAGGTGGCATTTACGCAGCCCTTTGGACGCACCAAACAGGCGGGTTTATAGGTATAGATTAA
- a CDS encoding GFA family protein, with product MYTGSCLCGEITVELTGPITSIIHCHCSLCRKNSGTAFATNGFINANEFTISTGSNLLSEYSFKAGRTRYFCKCCGSPIYSANADDKSRYRIRLGLIDSAITEKPLSHNFVTSKANWEQLETSLPCYDTFEPGR from the coding sequence ATGTACACAGGTTCATGTTTATGTGGTGAAATTACAGTAGAGCTAACGGGCCCTATTACGAGTATTATCCATTGTCACTGTTCACTTTGCAGAAAAAACAGCGGTACTGCTTTTGCGACTAACGGCTTTATAAATGCCAACGAATTTACAATTTCAACAGGCAGTAATTTACTAAGCGAATATTCTTTTAAAGCAGGGCGTACGCGTTATTTTTGTAAATGTTGCGGTTCACCAATTTATAGTGCTAATGCAGATGACAAAAGTCGATATAGAATTCGTTTGGGTCTAATAGATTCAGCGATTACTGAAAAGCCTTTATCTCATAATTTTGTAACTTCTAAGGCAAATTGGGAGCAACTAGAAACGAGCTTACCTTGTTACGATACATTTGAACCTGGTCGCTAG
- a CDS encoding spermidine synthase produces MRQLKIDTTSSNLTYHVENEFGSTCVYQNNEHLWLTLNNNPQSDVIIQGVMNKVSPEKVCVAIYQSMLLFLLIPINNLRILNLGLGTAGLERTLKHIESNTPYLSPINLFESVEINPAIVSIAKQFFQLPNDHTVHLQCAEQFISLCNQKYDIIYIDIFSGEYHQTFIQSHSFWQSINRCIDENGQAVINLNPQTGQDLKNILVLLRQYFECIALIEFNEYSNIVLILSHKSLKYISIEAIHASKVMQVIAPKLHNAINTIYHIEIE; encoded by the coding sequence ATGCGCCAATTAAAAATCGATACCACATCAAGTAATCTAACCTATCATGTCGAAAATGAATTTGGTTCAACTTGCGTTTATCAAAATAATGAACATCTATGGCTCACGCTTAACAACAACCCACAGTCTGACGTAATTATTCAAGGTGTAATGAATAAAGTGAGCCCTGAAAAAGTATGTGTGGCTATATATCAAAGCATGCTGTTATTTTTATTAATACCGATTAATAACCTGCGTATTCTAAATTTAGGGCTAGGCACAGCTGGGTTAGAACGTACACTCAAACATATTGAGTCTAATACTCCTTACTTAAGCCCCATTAATCTGTTTGAAAGTGTAGAAATAAACCCAGCAATAGTGAGCATTGCAAAGCAGTTTTTTCAATTACCCAACGATCACACTGTTCATTTACAATGTGCTGAGCAGTTTATAAGTCTATGCAATCAAAAATACGACATTATCTATATTGATATTTTTAGTGGAGAGTACCACCAAACGTTTATTCAAAGTCATTCATTTTGGCAATCAATTAATCGCTGTATAGATGAAAATGGCCAAGCAGTGATTAATTTAAACCCTCAAACAGGCCAAGATTTAAAAAATATTTTAGTTTTACTGCGTCAGTATTTTGAGTGCATCGCACTCATCGAATTTAATGAATACAGCAATATTGTACTAATACTTAGCCACAAGTCGTTGAAGTATATTAGTATTGAAGCCATACACGCATCAAAAGTAATGCAAGTCATTGCTCCAAAACTACATAACGCAATAAATACTATATATCATATAGAAATAGAGTAA
- a CDS encoding IS110 family RNA-guided transposase, which translates to MFDCNVITIDLAKNLFQVCKTDKNGHVIYNKAITRAKLKELLIKEKQSLVAMGSCGGTHYWARFAKQAGHQVKAINARQVKAFRQGQKTDANDALAISVAARLPHIKGSRLLSAHEQCLQGIECMRDLLVKQKVSLSNQLRGLLLELGYPIAQGDTPLIHAIPEILEEAENSLTASFRFSIHLLFKRFKETIEEAKLIEKQLHEIIKEDKTCNRLQALEGVGPVCAILIKIALGNATHFKSGREAAACFGLTPVQHSSGGKEKIGAISKVIGNKKLRSALFKGALAVVSQLEKRESRSEKDVWLKALTARRGKKVAAIALANKTIRTAFAMQKHDKEYQPQLLAA; encoded by the coding sequence ATGTTTGATTGTAATGTAATCACAATTGATTTAGCAAAAAATTTATTTCAGGTTTGTAAAACAGATAAGAATGGACATGTTATTTATAACAAAGCAATCACGAGAGCTAAACTTAAAGAATTGTTAATTAAAGAGAAGCAATCTTTAGTTGCTATGGGATCGTGTGGCGGAACACATTATTGGGCACGCTTTGCGAAACAGGCTGGTCATCAAGTAAAAGCGATTAATGCACGACAGGTAAAAGCATTCCGTCAAGGGCAAAAGACAGATGCGAATGATGCGCTGGCTATTTCTGTTGCGGCTCGCCTGCCTCATATTAAAGGAAGTCGTTTACTTTCAGCCCATGAGCAATGCCTGCAAGGCATTGAATGTATGCGTGATTTATTGGTCAAACAAAAAGTAAGTTTAAGTAATCAACTCAGAGGCTTACTTTTGGAGTTAGGGTATCCAATAGCTCAAGGCGATACCCCGTTAATTCACGCTATACCTGAGATACTAGAAGAGGCAGAAAATAGTTTAACAGCCTCATTTCGTTTTTCAATTCACCTCCTTTTTAAACGCTTTAAGGAGACAATTGAAGAAGCAAAGCTGATTGAAAAACAATTGCATGAAATAATTAAAGAAGATAAAACATGTAACCGCTTACAAGCCTTAGAGGGAGTCGGTCCAGTCTGTGCAATTTTGATAAAAATAGCGCTAGGTAATGCAACACATTTCAAAAGTGGTCGAGAAGCCGCCGCATGTTTTGGTCTAACACCAGTACAACATAGCAGTGGGGGTAAAGAAAAAATAGGCGCGATATCTAAAGTGATAGGAAATAAGAAGCTGCGAAGTGCTTTGTTTAAAGGTGCATTAGCGGTTGTTTCCCAACTAGAAAAAAGAGAAAGTCGCAGTGAAAAAGATGTATGGTTGAAAGCATTAACCGCGCGTCGAGGAAAGAAAGTAGCAGCCATTGCTTTAGCGAATAAAACGATAAGAACGGCTTTTGCAATGCAAAAGCATGATAAAGAATACCAGCCACAATTACTTGCGGCTTAA
- a CDS encoding M28 family metallopeptidase, translating to MVNASELKFEDQQKLHDIANNVSASRIGHDIQTLVNFGTRHTLSDTKSDTRGIGAARRWIKKEFEKISAQCGGCLEVIEVKDTISGEKRIPNPVEVVNIVAIQRGISEPNRMVMMSGDIDSRVSNVMDFTSDSPGANDNASGVAGVIEAARVLSKYKFNGSVVYAALSGEEQGLFGGKILTAYAQKHNWQVHGVLNNDMIGNITGINGVTDNTTARIFSEGTRVVETKKQANTRRFTGGEVDSASRNLARYIDTIADKYIPNLNTILVYRLDRFGRGGHHRPFNDAGFAAVRIMETNEHYDRQHQDLRTEDGIEYGDTIEGVDFDYTAKLTSLNAVAMASMAWAPAPPKEVEIKGAVTANTSFSWQETSDENIAGYKIYWRYTSEPQWQFSKYVGKVSKYTLKNVVIDNYYFGVASVNKQGIESPVVFPGDVGSFDHNIK from the coding sequence ATGGTAAATGCGTCAGAGCTTAAATTTGAGGATCAACAAAAGCTTCATGATATAGCAAACAACGTATCTGCTAGTCGCATTGGTCATGATATTCAAACACTGGTGAATTTTGGTACTCGTCATACACTTTCAGATACTAAATCTGATACTCGAGGTATTGGTGCGGCTAGACGTTGGATAAAAAAAGAATTTGAAAAAATATCAGCACAATGTGGCGGTTGTCTTGAAGTTATTGAAGTAAAAGATACTATTTCGGGTGAAAAACGCATTCCGAATCCTGTTGAAGTTGTAAACATAGTCGCTATTCAACGCGGTATTAGCGAGCCAAACCGTATGGTGATGATGTCGGGAGACATAGATTCACGTGTTAGTAACGTTATGGATTTTACCAGTGACTCGCCTGGTGCTAACGATAACGCTTCTGGTGTAGCGGGCGTTATAGAAGCGGCTCGTGTTTTAAGTAAGTACAAATTTAATGGTTCGGTAGTTTACGCAGCACTTTCGGGCGAAGAGCAAGGTTTGTTTGGCGGTAAAATATTAACGGCTTATGCACAAAAGCATAACTGGCAAGTTCATGGCGTTTTAAACAACGATATGATTGGTAATATTACCGGTATTAATGGCGTAACCGATAACACGACGGCCCGTATATTCTCTGAAGGAACACGTGTTGTAGAAACTAAAAAGCAAGCTAACACTCGCCGTTTTACGGGGGGGGAAGTTGATTCTGCGAGTCGTAATCTAGCGCGCTACATAGATACTATTGCTGATAAATACATCCCAAATTTAAACACGATACTCGTTTATCGATTAGATAGATTTGGCCGTGGTGGGCATCATCGTCCATTTAACGATGCAGGGTTTGCGGCGGTGCGTATTATGGAAACTAACGAACACTACGACCGTCAGCATCAAGATTTGCGAACTGAAGATGGTATTGAGTATGGCGATACAATTGAAGGCGTTGATTTTGATTACACCGCAAAGTTAACATCACTCAATGCTGTTGCTATGGCCTCAATGGCATGGGCACCTGCACCGCCAAAAGAGGTTGAAATAAAGGGAGCCGTGACAGCGAATACGTCATTTTCTTGGCAAGAAACCAGTGATGAAAATATTGCCGGTTATAAAATTTATTGGCGTTATACCAGCGAGCCGCAATGGCAGTTTAGTAAATATGTTGGCAAGGTTTCAAAGTACACACTTAAAAACGTAGTGATTGATAATTATTACTTTGGAGTTGCGTCTGTAAATAAACAAGGGATTGAGTCGCCAGTGGTGTTTCCCGGTGATGTAGGATCGTTTGATCACAATATAAAATAG
- a CDS encoding DUF4826 family protein — protein sequence MQQQEKKQLTNEEQAFTDQQRVVWQRECFQSAQKHLAEKGIMPKSVVDKDSRFLAPLCALWKFKAQNGKAYWVVTGRLPTDHAEVSVANNARDAMRYFSMQWQLKADQIMSVGTRDKTQIDFANLLINRAHGLYEIYEKEQLWANEQKSS from the coding sequence ATGCAACAACAAGAAAAAAAACAGTTAACAAATGAAGAGCAAGCTTTTACAGATCAACAACGTGTGGTTTGGCAACGTGAATGTTTTCAAAGCGCGCAAAAGCATTTAGCAGAAAAAGGCATTATGCCGAAATCTGTAGTTGATAAAGATAGTCGCTTCTTAGCCCCTTTGTGCGCATTGTGGAAGTTTAAAGCACAAAACGGTAAAGCATATTGGGTAGTTACAGGGCGTTTACCAACAGATCATGCTGAAGTGAGTGTTGCAAATAATGCGCGAGATGCTATGCGTTATTTTTCAATGCAATGGCAATTAAAAGCAGATCAAATAATGAGTGTCGGCACACGCGATAAAACGCAAATTGATTTTGCTAATCTACTGATAAACCGTGCACATGGTTTATATGAGATATATGAAAAAGAGCAGCTTTGGGCTAATGAGCAAAAGTCATCGTAA
- a CDS encoding GNAT family N-acetyltransferase, producing MGYQVNEVDWNIHKNLLQHIRERVFVYELHIPKKVEFDSLDQIAQHVLVTDEYDRGIATGRLCSDGLISRIAVLPEHRNRDVYQSLLNFIVKIAEHQNIHTICINCILNEVPLFNQNGFIKQGNVFMEAGIPRLRMQCDVSNFVTKPFTLVH from the coding sequence ATGGGCTATCAAGTTAACGAAGTAGATTGGAACATACATAAGAATTTGTTACAGCATATAAGGGAACGCGTTTTTGTGTACGAGTTACATATCCCCAAAAAAGTAGAATTCGATAGCCTAGACCAAATTGCTCAACATGTACTTGTGACCGACGAATATGACAGAGGTATAGCAACTGGAAGGTTATGTAGCGATGGTCTTATTAGCCGTATAGCTGTACTTCCTGAGCACCGTAACCGAGATGTATACCAGTCGCTTCTAAATTTTATTGTTAAAATTGCTGAACACCAAAATATACATACTATTTGTATTAATTGCATTTTAAACGAGGTACCACTTTTTAACCAAAATGGTTTTATAAAGCAAGGTAATGTATTTATGGAAGCAGGTATACCGAGGCTGAGAATGCAATGCGATGTATCAAATTTTGTAACAAAACCATTTACGCTCGTTCATTAA
- a CDS encoding cupin domain-containing protein, with amino-acid sequence MYQLVINNLSEQEFLNDFWQKKPLLIKQGFSHFQDPLDANELAGLAMEESIESRIITNNKNDWQTHQGPFEDFEQLTDTHSTLLVQAVDHWHPDAAQLLEPFRFIPNWRIDDLMISYSTPSGGVGPHLDQYDVFIIQGEGKRHWRVGLPDPTLKQFAQNKKLLQVEAFEAVIDCILEPGDILYIPPGCPHEGYAVENALNYSVGFRAPNQQDLLSSFADHIIDTESGQKRYTDHNLALRKSKGELTNLEVDKVKTLMASLLENDKLFKQWLGSTLSQPKHEMDLAPIEPPFTSEQISDDLSDEEAVFERLGGTRAIYQLLDDELLLSVNGENYAMPLTDLAAVELLTDNTEFKSSALNLTNPSLVFMQTFTILVNEGVLFNIEQG; translated from the coding sequence ATGTATCAATTAGTAATTAACAACTTATCTGAACAAGAATTTCTGAATGATTTTTGGCAAAAAAAACCACTTTTAATCAAACAAGGGTTTAGTCATTTTCAAGACCCGCTTGATGCTAATGAACTTGCCGGTTTAGCTATGGAAGAAAGTATAGAATCACGTATTATCACAAATAATAAAAATGACTGGCAAACGCATCAAGGTCCATTTGAAGACTTTGAACAACTAACAGACACACATTCAACTTTACTTGTACAAGCGGTTGATCACTGGCATCCAGATGCTGCACAACTGCTCGAACCATTTAGGTTTATTCCTAATTGGCGCATCGATGATTTAATGATCAGCTATTCAACACCTAGCGGTGGCGTTGGTCCGCATTTAGATCAGTACGATGTCTTTATTATTCAAGGTGAAGGTAAGCGCCATTGGCGCGTAGGTTTACCCGATCCTACACTTAAGCAGTTCGCTCAAAACAAAAAGCTACTGCAAGTAGAAGCTTTTGAAGCGGTCATTGACTGCATTTTAGAGCCTGGCGACATTTTATATATTCCACCAGGCTGCCCTCACGAAGGTTACGCAGTAGAAAATGCCTTAAATTATTCAGTTGGTTTTAGAGCGCCTAATCAACAAGATTTACTTTCAAGTTTTGCCGATCATATTATTGATACCGAAAGCGGCCAAAAACGCTATACCGATCACAATCTAGCACTGAGGAAGTCAAAAGGTGAACTTACAAACCTTGAGGTTGATAAAGTTAAAACGCTCATGGCTTCACTGCTAGAAAACGATAAGTTATTTAAACAATGGTTGGGCTCAACACTTAGCCAACCTAAACATGAAATGGATTTAGCGCCGATAGAACCACCATTTACATCAGAGCAAATAAGCGATGATTTAAGTGATGAAGAAGCTGTGTTTGAGCGCTTAGGTGGCACGCGTGCTATTTATCAACTATTAGATGATGAATTACTACTAAGTGTCAATGGTGAAAATTACGCCATGCCATTAACTGACTTAGCAGCGGTAGAACTACTTACCGATAACACTGAGTTTAAAAGTTCAGCATTAAATTTAACAAACCCAAGCCTAGTTTTTATGCAAACATTTACTATACTGGTTAATGAAGGAGTTTTGTTTAATATCGAACAGGGTTAA